The Dunckerocampus dactyliophorus isolate RoL2022-P2 chromosome 13, RoL_Ddac_1.1, whole genome shotgun sequence genome window below encodes:
- the stag1a gene encoding cohesin subunit SA-1a isoform X2, with amino-acid sequence MSMGDMEDPEVKGKKKRGRPGKQAATANKKPRKSPAEKGMGGARGRGKANGVAQHNGDGMDPITLFEVVKLGKSAMQSVVDEWIESYKQDRDLALLDLINFFIQCSGCKGTVRIEMFRNMQNAEIIRKMTEEFDEDSGDYPLTMPGPLWKKFRYNFCEFICVLIRQCQYSIIYDEYMMDTVISLLTGLSDSQVRAFRHTSTLAAMKLMTALVNVALNLSIHQDNTQRQYEAERNKIAGKRANEKLELLLQKRKELQENQDEIENMMNSIFKGIFVHRYRDAIAEIRAICIEEIGVWMKMYSDAFLNDSYLKYVGWTLHDRQGEVRLKCLKALQNLYTNRDLFPKLELFTNRFKDRIVSMTLDKEYDVAVEAIRLVTLILQGSEDALSNEDCENVYHLVYSAHRPVAVAAGEFLHRKLFSRHDPQAEEALAKRRGRSSPNGNLIRMLVLFFLESELHEHAAYLVDSLWESSQELLKDWECMTELLLEEPVQGEELLSDRQESALIELTVCTIRQAAEAHPPVGRGTGKRVLTAKERKTQIDDKNKLTEHFIMALPMLLSKYQADSEKVANLLQIPQFFDLDVYSAGRMEKHLDALLKQIRHVVEKHIETDVLEACSKTYSILCSEEYTIMNRVDIARSQLIDEMTDRFAHSVEELLQEAEEADDDDIYNVLSTLKRLTAFHNAHDLTRWDLFGNCYRLLKAGIELGSMPEQIAVQALQCSHYSILWQLVKITEGAPSKDDLLALRRVVKSFLAVCQQCLSNVNTPVKEQAFMLLCDLLMIFSHQLISGGREGLEPLVFNPDGTLQNELLNFVLDHVFIDQDDENQSMEGDEEDEANKIEALHKRRNLLAAFCKLIIYDIVDMPAAADIFKHYMKYYNDYGDIIKETLSKTRQTDKILCAKTLILSLQQLFNELLQDQGPNLDRTSSHVSGIKELARRFALTFGLDQIKTREAVATLHKDGIEFAFKYQNPRGPEFPPINLAFLEVLSEFSSKLIRQDKKTVHSYLEKFMSESMSERREDVWLPLISYRNSLLTGGDEDHMSVTSGSSSKTGSVRSKKGRPPLHKKRIEEESSVEGSWLMRNDTLQTPGALQTPQLTSTVLRENRPAEHMPDPDSEPGSENDYVHNPQMQMSWLGQQKMEEVSRKDRTAMNYIKSRSNQGVRQTVRGLMEDDAEPIFEDVMMSSRGQLEDMNEEFEDTMVIDLPPSRNRRERAELRPDFFDSAAMIEDESGFSMPMF; translated from the exons ATGAGCATGGGAGACATGGAGGACCCGGAGGTGAAGGGCAAGAAGAAGAGAGGGAGGCCTGGGAAACAAGCTGCG ACAGCCAATAAGAAGCCAAGGAAGTCGCCAGCAGAGAAAGGTATGGGCGGGGCCAGAGGGCGAGGCAAAGCCAACGGCGTGGCGCAACACAATGGAGACGGCATGGATCCCATTACCCTGTTTGAAGTTGTCAAACTGGGCAAGAGCGCCATGCAG TCTGTCGTGGACGAGTGGATCGAGTCGTACAAACAGGACAGAGACTTGGCCCTGCTGGACCTCATcaactttttcattcagtgctCTGGTTGCAAAG GCACGGTCAGGATCGAGATGTTCCGGAACATGCAGAACGCCGAGATCATTCGCAAGATGACTGAGGAGTTTGACGAG GACAGCGGCGATTACCCCCTCACCATGCCGGGCcccctgtggaaaaagtttcgcTACAACTTCTGCGAGTTCATCTGCGTGCTCATCCGCCAATGTCAGTACAGCATCATCTACGACGAGTACATGATGGACACGGTCATCTCCCTCCTCACCGGACTGTCCGACTCGCAGGTCCGAGCCTTCAGGCACACGTCCACGCTAGCGG CCATGAAGCTCATGACGGCGCTGGTGAACGTGGCTCTAAATCTGAGCATTCACCAGGACAACACGCAGCGACAGTACGAGGCGGAGAGGAACAAGATCGCCGGCAAGCGTGCCAATGAGaagctggagctgctgctgcagaagaggaaggag CTGCAAGAAAACCAGGATGAGATCGAGAACATGATGAACTCCATCTTCAAGGGCATCTTTGTGCATCGCTACAG AGATGCGATTGCCGAGATTCGAGCCATCTGCATCGAGGAGATCGGCGTGTGGATGAAGATGTACAGCGATGCCTTCTTAAATGACAGCTACCTGAAGTACGTCGGATGGACGCTGCATGACCGG CAAGGCGAGGTGCGTCTCAAGTGCCTAAAAGCTCTGCAGAACCTGTACACGAATCGCGACTTGTTCCCCAAGCTAGAGCTTTTCACCAACCGCTTCAAG GACCGTATCGTATCAATGACACTTGACAAGGAGTATGACGTGGCTGTAGAGGCCATCCGACTGGTCACTCTCATCCTACA GGGCAGCGAGGACGCTCTGTCCAACGAGGACTGTGAGAACGTCTACCACCTGGTCTACTCTGCCCACAGGCCCGTGGCCGTGGCTGCCGGCGAGTTCCTGCACAGGAA GCTGTTTAGTCGTCATGACCCGCAGGCGGAGGAGGCCTTGGCCAAGCGCAGAGGCAGGAGCAGCCCTAACGGGAATCTCATCCGCATGCTGGTGCTTTTCTTTCTGGAGAGTGAG ctccaCGAGCATGCAGCCTACCTGGTGGACTCCCTGTGGGAAAGTTCTCAGGAGCTGTTGAAAGACTGGGAGTGTATGACTGAGCTGCTGCTGGAGGAGCCCGTGCAGGGAGAGGAGT TGCTTTCAGACAGACAGGAGAGCGCACTAATAGAGCTGACGGTGTGCACCATCCGACAGGCAGCAGAGGCCCATCCTCCTGTTGGCAGAGGCACTGGCAAGCGG GTACTTACAGCAAAGGAGAGAAAGACCCAAATAGACGACAAGAACAAACTGACAGAGCATTTCATCATGGCATTGCCCATGCTGTTATCCAAG TACCAAGCCGACTCAGAGAAGGTGGCCAACCTCCTGCAGATCCCCCAATTCTTCGACCTGGACGTGTACAGTGCCGGACGCATGGAGAAGCACCTGGACGCGCTGCTGAAGCAGATCCGTCATGTGGTGGAGAAGCACATTGAGACGGACGTGCTGGAGGCATGCAGCAAGACCTACAGCATCCTCTGTTCGGAGGAGTACACCATCATGAACCGCGTGGACATCGCCCGCTCGCAGCTTATCGACGAGATGACCGACCGCTTTGCGCACTCTGTGGAAGAGCTGCTACAGGAG GCTGAGGAGGCAGACGATGACGATATCTACAACGTCTTATCCACCCTCAAGAGACTCACAGCCTTCCACAA TGCTCACGACTTGACACGCTGGGATCTGTTCGGAAATTGCTACCGACTACTGAAGGCGGGCATCGAGCTGGGCTCCATGCCTGAGCAGATAGCCGTGCAAGCGTTGCAGTGCTCCCACTACTCCATCCTCTGGCAGCTGGTCAAGATCACAGAGGGGGCTCCCAGCAAG GATGACTTGTTGGCCCTCAGGAGAGTAGTGAAGTCTTTCCTTGCCGTGTGCCAGCAGTGCCTGTCCAATGTCAACACGCCCGTCAAAGAGCAG GCCTTCATGCTTCTCTGCGACCTGCTGATGATCTTCAGCCACCAGCTGATCTCCGGCGGGCGAGAGGGCCTCGAGCCGCTGGTCTTCAACCCGGACGGCACGCTGCAGAACGAGTTGCTCAACTTCGTCCTGGACCACGTCTTCATCGACCAGGACGACGAGAACCAGAGCATGG AGGGGGATGAGGAGGACGAGGCCAACAAGATCGAGGCCCTGCACAAGAGGAGGAACCTGCTGGCAGCTTTCTGCAAGCTCATCATCTATGACATCGTCGACATGCCCGCTGCTGCCGACATCTTCAAACACTACATGAAG TATTATAACGACTACGGCGACATCATCAAGGAGACTCTGAGTAAAACGAGACAGACAGACAAGATCCTCTGCGCCAAGACTCTCATCCTCAGTCTGCAGCAG CTCTTCAATGAGCTGCTGCAGGATCAGGGCCCCAACCTGGACCGCACGTCATCCCATGTCAGCGGCATCAAGGAGCTGGCGCGCCGCTTCGCCCTCACCTTTGGCCTGGATCAGATCAAGACCAGGGAGGCGGTTGCCACGCTGCACAA AGATGGAATCGAATTTGCCTTTAAGTACCAGAATCCTCGCGGACCAGAGTTTCCTCCGATCAACTTGGCCTTTCTGGAGGTCTTGAGCGAGTTCTCCTCCAAACTAATCCGCCAGGACAAAAAGACAGT GCACTCGTACCTGGAGAAGTTCATGTCAGAGTCCATGTCGGAGCGCCGGGAGGACGTGTGGCTTCCGCTGATCtcatacaggaacagcctgctGACAGGCGGAGACGAGGACCACATGTCAGTCACGTCGGGCTCCAGCAGCAAGACAGGCTCGGTCCGCAGCAAGAAGGGACGACCGCCGCTTCACAAGAAACGGATAGAGG AGGAGAGCAGCGTAGAGGGCTCGTGGTTGATGCGTAATGACACCTTACAGACACCGGGGGCGCTGCAAACTCCTCAGCTCACCTCCACAGTCCTGCGAGAGAACAGGCCAGCAGAACACATGCCAGACCCGGATTCGGAACCCGGATCGGAAAACGACTACGTGCACAA CCCTCAGATGCAGATGTCATGGCTCGGCCAGCAGAAGATGGAGGAGGTGAGCAGGAAAGACCGGACGGCCATGAACTACATCAAGTCACGCAGCAATCAGGGCGTCAGGCAGACCGT GCGCGGGCTGATGGAGGATGACGCGGAGCCCATCTTTGAGGACGTGATGATGTCGTCGCGGGGCCAGCTGGAGGACATGAATGAGGAGTTTGAAGACACCATGGTGATCGACTTG CCGCCATCGAGGAACAGACGTGAGAGAGCGGAACTGAGACCGGACTTCTTTGATTCTGCAGCCATGATCGAGGATGAGTCG GGGTTCAGCATGCCCATGTTCTGA
- the stag1a gene encoding cohesin subunit SA-1a isoform X1 gives MITSELPVLQDSSNESGATDAVGLSMSMGDMEDPEVKGKKKRGRPGKQAATANKKPRKSPAEKGMGGARGRGKANGVAQHNGDGMDPITLFEVVKLGKSAMQSVVDEWIESYKQDRDLALLDLINFFIQCSGCKGTVRIEMFRNMQNAEIIRKMTEEFDEDSGDYPLTMPGPLWKKFRYNFCEFICVLIRQCQYSIIYDEYMMDTVISLLTGLSDSQVRAFRHTSTLAAMKLMTALVNVALNLSIHQDNTQRQYEAERNKIAGKRANEKLELLLQKRKELQENQDEIENMMNSIFKGIFVHRYRDAIAEIRAICIEEIGVWMKMYSDAFLNDSYLKYVGWTLHDRQGEVRLKCLKALQNLYTNRDLFPKLELFTNRFKDRIVSMTLDKEYDVAVEAIRLVTLILQGSEDALSNEDCENVYHLVYSAHRPVAVAAGEFLHRKLFSRHDPQAEEALAKRRGRSSPNGNLIRMLVLFFLESELHEHAAYLVDSLWESSQELLKDWECMTELLLEEPVQGEELLSDRQESALIELTVCTIRQAAEAHPPVGRGTGKRVLTAKERKTQIDDKNKLTEHFIMALPMLLSKYQADSEKVANLLQIPQFFDLDVYSAGRMEKHLDALLKQIRHVVEKHIETDVLEACSKTYSILCSEEYTIMNRVDIARSQLIDEMTDRFAHSVEELLQEAEEADDDDIYNVLSTLKRLTAFHNAHDLTRWDLFGNCYRLLKAGIELGSMPEQIAVQALQCSHYSILWQLVKITEGAPSKDDLLALRRVVKSFLAVCQQCLSNVNTPVKEQAFMLLCDLLMIFSHQLISGGREGLEPLVFNPDGTLQNELLNFVLDHVFIDQDDENQSMEGDEEDEANKIEALHKRRNLLAAFCKLIIYDIVDMPAAADIFKHYMKYYNDYGDIIKETLSKTRQTDKILCAKTLILSLQQLFNELLQDQGPNLDRTSSHVSGIKELARRFALTFGLDQIKTREAVATLHKDGIEFAFKYQNPRGPEFPPINLAFLEVLSEFSSKLIRQDKKTVHSYLEKFMSESMSERREDVWLPLISYRNSLLTGGDEDHMSVTSGSSSKTGSVRSKKGRPPLHKKRIEEESSVEGSWLMRNDTLQTPGALQTPQLTSTVLRENRPAEHMPDPDSEPGSENDYVHNPQMQMSWLGQQKMEEVSRKDRTAMNYIKSRSNQGVRQTVRGLMEDDAEPIFEDVMMSSRGQLEDMNEEFEDTMVIDLPPSRNRRERAELRPDFFDSAAMIEDESGFSMPMF, from the exons ATGATCACCTCAGAGCTTCCTGTTCTCCA GGACTCGTCCAATGAGTCCGGAGCAACAGACGCAGTAGGCCTCAGCATGAGCATGGGAGACATGGAGGACCCGGAGGTGAAGGGCAAGAAGAAGAGAGGGAGGCCTGGGAAACAAGCTGCG ACAGCCAATAAGAAGCCAAGGAAGTCGCCAGCAGAGAAAGGTATGGGCGGGGCCAGAGGGCGAGGCAAAGCCAACGGCGTGGCGCAACACAATGGAGACGGCATGGATCCCATTACCCTGTTTGAAGTTGTCAAACTGGGCAAGAGCGCCATGCAG TCTGTCGTGGACGAGTGGATCGAGTCGTACAAACAGGACAGAGACTTGGCCCTGCTGGACCTCATcaactttttcattcagtgctCTGGTTGCAAAG GCACGGTCAGGATCGAGATGTTCCGGAACATGCAGAACGCCGAGATCATTCGCAAGATGACTGAGGAGTTTGACGAG GACAGCGGCGATTACCCCCTCACCATGCCGGGCcccctgtggaaaaagtttcgcTACAACTTCTGCGAGTTCATCTGCGTGCTCATCCGCCAATGTCAGTACAGCATCATCTACGACGAGTACATGATGGACACGGTCATCTCCCTCCTCACCGGACTGTCCGACTCGCAGGTCCGAGCCTTCAGGCACACGTCCACGCTAGCGG CCATGAAGCTCATGACGGCGCTGGTGAACGTGGCTCTAAATCTGAGCATTCACCAGGACAACACGCAGCGACAGTACGAGGCGGAGAGGAACAAGATCGCCGGCAAGCGTGCCAATGAGaagctggagctgctgctgcagaagaggaaggag CTGCAAGAAAACCAGGATGAGATCGAGAACATGATGAACTCCATCTTCAAGGGCATCTTTGTGCATCGCTACAG AGATGCGATTGCCGAGATTCGAGCCATCTGCATCGAGGAGATCGGCGTGTGGATGAAGATGTACAGCGATGCCTTCTTAAATGACAGCTACCTGAAGTACGTCGGATGGACGCTGCATGACCGG CAAGGCGAGGTGCGTCTCAAGTGCCTAAAAGCTCTGCAGAACCTGTACACGAATCGCGACTTGTTCCCCAAGCTAGAGCTTTTCACCAACCGCTTCAAG GACCGTATCGTATCAATGACACTTGACAAGGAGTATGACGTGGCTGTAGAGGCCATCCGACTGGTCACTCTCATCCTACA GGGCAGCGAGGACGCTCTGTCCAACGAGGACTGTGAGAACGTCTACCACCTGGTCTACTCTGCCCACAGGCCCGTGGCCGTGGCTGCCGGCGAGTTCCTGCACAGGAA GCTGTTTAGTCGTCATGACCCGCAGGCGGAGGAGGCCTTGGCCAAGCGCAGAGGCAGGAGCAGCCCTAACGGGAATCTCATCCGCATGCTGGTGCTTTTCTTTCTGGAGAGTGAG ctccaCGAGCATGCAGCCTACCTGGTGGACTCCCTGTGGGAAAGTTCTCAGGAGCTGTTGAAAGACTGGGAGTGTATGACTGAGCTGCTGCTGGAGGAGCCCGTGCAGGGAGAGGAGT TGCTTTCAGACAGACAGGAGAGCGCACTAATAGAGCTGACGGTGTGCACCATCCGACAGGCAGCAGAGGCCCATCCTCCTGTTGGCAGAGGCACTGGCAAGCGG GTACTTACAGCAAAGGAGAGAAAGACCCAAATAGACGACAAGAACAAACTGACAGAGCATTTCATCATGGCATTGCCCATGCTGTTATCCAAG TACCAAGCCGACTCAGAGAAGGTGGCCAACCTCCTGCAGATCCCCCAATTCTTCGACCTGGACGTGTACAGTGCCGGACGCATGGAGAAGCACCTGGACGCGCTGCTGAAGCAGATCCGTCATGTGGTGGAGAAGCACATTGAGACGGACGTGCTGGAGGCATGCAGCAAGACCTACAGCATCCTCTGTTCGGAGGAGTACACCATCATGAACCGCGTGGACATCGCCCGCTCGCAGCTTATCGACGAGATGACCGACCGCTTTGCGCACTCTGTGGAAGAGCTGCTACAGGAG GCTGAGGAGGCAGACGATGACGATATCTACAACGTCTTATCCACCCTCAAGAGACTCACAGCCTTCCACAA TGCTCACGACTTGACACGCTGGGATCTGTTCGGAAATTGCTACCGACTACTGAAGGCGGGCATCGAGCTGGGCTCCATGCCTGAGCAGATAGCCGTGCAAGCGTTGCAGTGCTCCCACTACTCCATCCTCTGGCAGCTGGTCAAGATCACAGAGGGGGCTCCCAGCAAG GATGACTTGTTGGCCCTCAGGAGAGTAGTGAAGTCTTTCCTTGCCGTGTGCCAGCAGTGCCTGTCCAATGTCAACACGCCCGTCAAAGAGCAG GCCTTCATGCTTCTCTGCGACCTGCTGATGATCTTCAGCCACCAGCTGATCTCCGGCGGGCGAGAGGGCCTCGAGCCGCTGGTCTTCAACCCGGACGGCACGCTGCAGAACGAGTTGCTCAACTTCGTCCTGGACCACGTCTTCATCGACCAGGACGACGAGAACCAGAGCATGG AGGGGGATGAGGAGGACGAGGCCAACAAGATCGAGGCCCTGCACAAGAGGAGGAACCTGCTGGCAGCTTTCTGCAAGCTCATCATCTATGACATCGTCGACATGCCCGCTGCTGCCGACATCTTCAAACACTACATGAAG TATTATAACGACTACGGCGACATCATCAAGGAGACTCTGAGTAAAACGAGACAGACAGACAAGATCCTCTGCGCCAAGACTCTCATCCTCAGTCTGCAGCAG CTCTTCAATGAGCTGCTGCAGGATCAGGGCCCCAACCTGGACCGCACGTCATCCCATGTCAGCGGCATCAAGGAGCTGGCGCGCCGCTTCGCCCTCACCTTTGGCCTGGATCAGATCAAGACCAGGGAGGCGGTTGCCACGCTGCACAA AGATGGAATCGAATTTGCCTTTAAGTACCAGAATCCTCGCGGACCAGAGTTTCCTCCGATCAACTTGGCCTTTCTGGAGGTCTTGAGCGAGTTCTCCTCCAAACTAATCCGCCAGGACAAAAAGACAGT GCACTCGTACCTGGAGAAGTTCATGTCAGAGTCCATGTCGGAGCGCCGGGAGGACGTGTGGCTTCCGCTGATCtcatacaggaacagcctgctGACAGGCGGAGACGAGGACCACATGTCAGTCACGTCGGGCTCCAGCAGCAAGACAGGCTCGGTCCGCAGCAAGAAGGGACGACCGCCGCTTCACAAGAAACGGATAGAGG AGGAGAGCAGCGTAGAGGGCTCGTGGTTGATGCGTAATGACACCTTACAGACACCGGGGGCGCTGCAAACTCCTCAGCTCACCTCCACAGTCCTGCGAGAGAACAGGCCAGCAGAACACATGCCAGACCCGGATTCGGAACCCGGATCGGAAAACGACTACGTGCACAA CCCTCAGATGCAGATGTCATGGCTCGGCCAGCAGAAGATGGAGGAGGTGAGCAGGAAAGACCGGACGGCCATGAACTACATCAAGTCACGCAGCAATCAGGGCGTCAGGCAGACCGT GCGCGGGCTGATGGAGGATGACGCGGAGCCCATCTTTGAGGACGTGATGATGTCGTCGCGGGGCCAGCTGGAGGACATGAATGAGGAGTTTGAAGACACCATGGTGATCGACTTG CCGCCATCGAGGAACAGACGTGAGAGAGCGGAACTGAGACCGGACTTCTTTGATTCTGCAGCCATGATCGAGGATGAGTCG GGGTTCAGCATGCCCATGTTCTGA